In Oncorhynchus clarkii lewisi isolate Uvic-CL-2024 chromosome 16, UVic_Ocla_1.0, whole genome shotgun sequence, one genomic interval encodes:
- the LOC139368665 gene encoding succinate dehydrogenase [ubiquinone] iron-sulfur subunit, mitochondrial-like: protein MSVVCTSLARNAVALRNTGAMVMVRYAQTAAAPASEPRIKKFQIYRWDPDTMGDKPRMQTYEIDLNNCGPMVLDALIKIKNEMDPTLTFRRSCREGICGSCAMNINGGNTLACLNKIDINTSKPIKIYPLPHMYVVKDLVPDMSNFYAQYKSIEPFLKKKDESQEGKEQYHQTVEDRQKLDGLYECILCACCSTSCPSYWWNGDKYLGPAVLMQAYRWMIDSRDEFTEERLSKLQDPFSLYRCHTIMNCTKTCPKGLNPGKAIAEIKKMMATYKEKVINPVNIVDNHRT, encoded by the exons ATGTCGGTCGTGTGCACCTCTTTAGCCCGAAACGCCGTGGCATTACGGAACACCGGGGCGATGGTG ATGGTGCGCTATGCACAGACCGCAGCCGCCCCGGCATCTGAGCCCAGGATCAAGAAGTTCCAGATCTACCGCTGGGACCCAGACACAATGGGGGATAAGCCACGCATGCAGACATATGAAATTGACCTCAACAA CTGTGGCCCCATGGTTTTGGATGCCCTCATTAAAATCAAGAATGAGATGGACCCCACGCTCACATTCAGACGCTCCTGCAGAGAGG GTATCTGCGGCTCATGTGCCATGAACATCAACGGAGGCAACACACTGGCCTGCTTAAACAAAATAGACATCAATACCAGCAAACCGATCAAAATTTACCCACTCCCACATATGTACGTTGTCAAAGATCTGGTGCCG GACATGAGTAATTTCTATGCCCAGTACAAGTCCATCGAGCCCTTCCTGAAGAAGAAAGATGAGTCTCAGGAGGGCAAGGAGCAGTACCACCAGACTGTGGAAGACCGGCAAAAGCTG gaTGGTCTGTATGAGTGCATTCTCTGTGCCTGCTGTAGCACCAGCTGCCCTAGTTACTGGTGGAATGGAGATAAGTATCTGGGCCCTGCTGTCCTCATGCAG GCCTATCGTTGGATGATTGATTCACGTGATGAGTTCACAGAGGAACGACTGTCGAAGCTCCAggaccccttctctctctaccgctgTCACACAATCATGAACTGCACTAAGACATGCCCCAAG GGACTCAACCCAGGAAAGGCTATTGCTGAGATCAAGAAAATGATGGCAACATATAAAGAGAAAGTCATTAACCCTGTGAACATTGTGGATAACCACCGGACTTGA